The DNA segment tctagtcggcctgtccacatactgtgtcaggaatccgtcctggacacacataacaaattctaccccatctaaaccttttgcactaaggaggtgccaatcaatattagggaagttgaagtcacccatgacaacaaccctgtttgcacctttccaaaatctgcctacttatctgttcctcattgctggtggctattgggggcctatagaatactcccaatagagtgattgctcccttcctgtttctgtatTCCACCCActctgactcagtagacgatccctttctgcagctgtgatactatccctgattagcaatgccactccccccccctttacctccctccctatccctcttgaaacatctaaaccccagaacatcaagcagccaatcctgcccttgtgaaagccaagtctctgtaatggccacaacattgtaattcgacatgctgatccatgctctaagtcaACACagttcaacccatccaactgactgcatttatgccctatccactgtccatccttcctcacagtctctctgcacattgcatctgcctttacacgaactgctccatcatctgacctaacactctggttcccatccccctaccaacctagtttaaaccctccccaacattggAAGCAttccattggaagcagtccagcaTTCACTTGGCTCATTCCTGAGACTACTATCACAAAAGGcgaaagaaattagatctatattttttggagtttagaagaatgagaagtgatttttTAGAAGCATACAAAATCCTGAAGGAGCATGACAAGGCAGGtgttgaggtgtttccactagtgggagaattaTGAACAATGGGACACAGTTACAGGATTaaactttccatagatgctgcctgaccatttgagtgtttccagcattttctgtttctattccagatttccagcatctgctgttttcaattttccattttcttccttgCATCTTTAAGAGCCTGGACATGATGGTTATTCTAAATTTAAATATGGTACATCCTTAATATGCCCACTCTCTCTGATCTCAAATTTCACATTCTTCTTCCTTAATGCCAATGTCTATATCACCGCCACCTTCCATGAAATCAGATGATCAGATGCCAAGTATTCATTCAGAAGATACATATTTGGGCAGTTACacaacagtggggggggggggggagggcccGGGCGGGggcacagaatgaaggtgattgccAAAAGAACTGAATGcgatgaggaatttttttttacattgagtgGCTCGATTCTGCAAttctgccagaggtagtggtggagaagGTTTCAATTGTAGCATTCTAAAGGAAGCTGGATACATATCGgaaatgggagaatttgcaaGACTATGGGGATTAGAAAGTTACCACAgtcttcctgctcctgttttcttgtgttctttctgcAGCATTGTAAGCTTCTCTTATTTTGCTTTATCCTGTCATTCTGCTTTGTATTTTCTGCAACATCTTGGTGGTCTTGATTTGCAACCTTCTTTTCTTTTGTGTGGGGTTTTATCAAGCACTTATTGAAAATCCATATAGATAACATCGACTGCAAAGATATCATCAAAAAGTTCAATTGgcaagtcaaacatgatttgtttCTAATAAATCCCTGCGGGTTCTCCTTTATTCATCCATCTTGAATAGTCTACAGTATAGTCGCTGCCttgcaactccagtgacccaggttcggtcctgacctccggtactgtgtGTGTGGACTTTGCGTATTCTCCCTGTGAGTaaatggatttcctctggatgctatggtttcctcccacatcgcaaggACGTaccaattggtaggttaattggctgctgtacatttcccctaatgtgtaggtgagtgggagaatctggggagagtttaagGTAATGTGAAGAGAATCAAATGggatcagaatctgaatcagattcagatttattgtcactgatttctatgacttgaaatttgttgtgtggAAGTATGTAGGGCCAacgggtttgtttctgtgctgtatgtcgaTAATTTTTTGTTCCGCCAatgtacagagaaagtacaaacaCTGACAAAAGATTTTTTGATACAATATTTGTTAAACTTTGTTTCCATATCATCATGTTGCACATCAGTTAAAAAATAGATACAATAAAGGGAATCCAGACAGCATTGACTATAAAATGATTGGTGACGTAAGCACCTGACAATTACTCCTGGATAATCAGAAGGATTTTgatcaaataaaaataatctCTCTGCACCTCACTCATAATTAAAAACCTGAGCACATCTAAGAGGCTGATGTTTGAACACTAAGCTCAAATGATGAGAATAAGTTGGCCAAGTTTGGCAATTTGACAAAATTCTTTCAGTAATATCTGTTTTGTCCCTCCTTGCCTCACTGGTCATACCCTTGCGTTACCACAGTCTTCCTCTTCTCAACAGACATCTTGGGCAAAAATATGCTGGGTTGCCCCCATTCTTGGTACACACGTATATGTTGGCAAGGTATAATGGCGACAGACATGATTGAATCATTATCAAGTTCTTTACATCCAACCATGCAAAGAATGCTCTGAAATATGATCCTTAATAgcattttgaaaatttcagtaaTGCCATGATGTTAGTTGTCTTCAGAAGAGTAGTCAGAAAGATCATCTTCCACACTGATTGACTGTAACAATAGCTGTTTACTTGCAATTTTTCTTCCTTCTCTATTGTCAGTTCCACAATTATACAGAAACAATGAACCCTCAAAGGATTTTTCCGTTTTGGCTTTGATGAAGAATCAAATGGAATCAAATACATATGAATTTTGAAATACAACTATTATCACTTTAAAGTTAAACAATGATCCTCATACCTTGGTATATTTATTTAGACCTGGTGAATATTAGAACTGAAGAGGCAGCAAAGAAAGAAGCAGAAATGAAATGATAGGCAATGTTGCAGTATGAGTGGGAGAAGAGCTCTCTCTTTGTACACACTCCTCGTATTTAACAAAGTCAACTGCTTTAATTGCACAGATCTGATCAATTCTACAATTCCTATCACATTCACTTAAATCATAACTGACAGAATTATATTTATAATATTTCTGTAGGTAGTAGTCATCATTGTACAGCTTATCCAGAGCCATTTGCATAGATTGAACTGTACCATCTGGAACTTCAAATGCCTCTGTTAAATTGTATTCTTGTTGCCATAGTGGAGTCACTGTGTTGGCATAGCTTAAATTGAAGTAATACGTCACCATACTCTGTAGGAAAGTCAAAAGTTATTATGGTTACAGTGAGTCTATGTGAATTATTGGTGAGAGTAACTAAAATATTTACTCTGTGTCATGCCAGTCCCAATGAGTTATTCCATTAAAAAAGTGTGGTGAAATGTGTCCGAATTGCAGCACCAATCACACCTTTTAGGTGTTATTTTACCCTTTTCTTCTTGTGGATTCTGAGTTCACTTCACACTGTTACTCCAGCTTACCCTACATAGACAAGGAATCAAATCTAGGGCCTGAAAGATTTGATATTGAAAGTACAGCAGTTTTAACTGCTAGGGGATCAGCTGGATACATCAACCAagcatcttaaatatattcacaaGTTTATAAAGCTCTACAAATTCACTGCAGCAAGTATGGATTCCTCTTACCTGAATTTCCAATGTATTTGTGTCATACTGAAATAATCGTATTCCTGGATTGTTAGCTCCATTCTCTACACCAGGTAGTGTTGTCTTCCATGGGGAAATGCCAGGTGCAATAAACATAACTCCTATGGGAGAACCTGCGAGAAAGTTGAAAGATGTATATTATAGTATTCATTCTGTTGGCCTGTCATGAAGCTTAAGGCATATTATCAAACACCTTGATCTTCAAGAGTTTGCTGGGAAATGGAAATTCTTGTATCCTGACTCTCACTCATTGCTCCTTTCCTTACAGACCTTTACTAGTTCCCTGCTCACCAATGTATCCAATTCAAAATCCAGATCCTTCTCTTCATGCGTGTACACATTTTCACCCCCTCCTGCCTCTGAGAGTCCTTTAAAACCTTACTTTCCTACATTCCCCATGGTATTTTGCTCTTGTAGCTGCGGTCTCCTGAACAATcgtctcctcacatccccataacCTCTTCATCCCCATCTCTCCTCATCATCACACTTGCTTTGTTTTACCATTGGTTGCAAAGTTTCAGTCAGCTCTGGTCTTTGAATGACCTCCTTGAATATTTTTGACACTATTCTTTATAAACCTTCTCAGAAAGCATCTTTTCATCTGGCTCTTTAGTCACTTATCCTCATCTTGATCGCCATTCTTAAATCTTCCCTGAAAAGCATTGAAAAATTAAAGCTGATCAATGAGTGTGTTAATCAATTGATTCTGATGCCTGTTTGCAgggaaataaaaaaggaataaaaatgcatttcactaccTGAATGGCTATAGAACATCCTGAAGCTGTCAGTATGGTGATGTCCAAAGAACTGACCAGCTATTACATTGTGATACTTTTGAACAATTTTAATGTATCTTTCATTGAAGTGCTGATGAAACCAGAATACTTTTCTCCTCTTTTCAAAAAAGCCTGGAGGTACATGTCCAATAATGTAAACCTATGAATGCAGAGAATATACAGATAATATTCAGCTGATCCTGTATGCATCTCAATACCATTATTATTTCATGTGCGGTTTAACAGATTACActcataatgacacagaaggaagttaCTCAGCTCATGCTGGTTTCCACGGAGCAACCCCATCAGTCATGTTGCtgttctccttatttccctgcatctttgcaacttattgtctctcaTTCATGCCCATCAACATCATTTTGATTCTTATTGCCATTAACTTAGAATAAGGGTTAGTCTATACTAGCCAAccaacctaccagcacatctttgggctgtgggaggaaacctagcACCTGGAGGGAATCCATGCAGTCAAGGAAAGAACATGCTAATTTCACAGAGACatcacccaaagtcaggattgaaccgggtccctggaactgtgaggcaaatTGGCTCAAAATAAACTGCTGATGGCGTTAAACCATCCTTGCTGATCTCTACGAAtgtaaaattctgcagatgctggaaatccaaaatccaaacagaaaatgttagaaatactgtTTCcttctgtgaagtactttggCGAGATGACTGTTCTCAGCTGtggcaatgctggaaatattacaGTCAGTCCTAATATCCGTCCGCTAGAAAGGTTTCAGGATGTCACTCTTCTTTTTCCTGAACTGGTATCTATctactcagctggaccagccacattggTACTGCAGTTACCCTGCAACGAGCAACTCAGTTTCTGTTacccccaaagtctttccatcgTCTACAAGGCAgaggtcaggagcatgatggaaaacTCTGCATTGGcccggatgagtgcagctccaacaacactaaaGAAGTGtgacaccatccaggtcaaaacAGTCCACTTAAAGggcacctcatccaccatcctaaacatttattccattcAACACTGGTTACAATGtacactatctacaaaatgcactgtagtcaCCTACCTAGGCTACTCAGCAGCTTCTCCAAAACCTGTGACTCCATcaccaagaaggataaaggcagcatgcacatgggaacaccatcatctgtgggttcccttccaagttgcacaccattttgatttgaaaatatattgctgtttcttcaccTTTGTttggtctaaatcttggaactccctacccaatagcacagttggagtacctttaccagtagatcaagaagtcagctcaccaccaacttctcaagggcagtttagggatgggcaataatgccGGTAATGCTCTGGATTGGACCTAGGTCCTGAACTTTCATCCTTCTGTCCTAATATGCTGACCTATCCTACAACATTGTTCCAGGTTGACTTTCTCTATCCCATCATGACCAATATCCTCCATAAGGATCCTTAGAAATCCCTTGCGTATTGGCAAAATTACTAACAATTACCGTATAGATAATCTTAGTTTTATATGCTCctggatcttttttttaaaatagggaACAAGCCCTAAACAGAAAATTCATTTTCTGAACATAGATATTTCTTTTTTGCATTTGGACTCAGAAATAAAATGTAGGCAATACTTACTTTTTCTTTTGCTGTCATTGCCTTCGAAAGTATTTCTTCAAGCCATTGAAACTGATTAGCAGGGTCACTTAGGCCAATATTAAGCCTATTTTTGGTGTAGTACAAGTTTGTGTTTAGGACAATAATACGCTGGTCATTTCGATTCAGCAGCTTTTCAGTGTAGAAAGCTCCTAAAGACAATCAAAAGGTCCAATAAGAAGGGCCATTTATGACTTGGGTTCTCCTCCTTTGTCAATTTCTTTACCGTTTTGGATTGGACTTAGTTTCTTGCTTTTTCCCAGTTGGTCCTTACCTTCCTAATGGACTCTCTGTGGTCAAAGAACAGGCAGTTCTGTGATCACATGGTAGGAACAAAGATGGTGAAAGCCAGTTGTTACCTATCCTGGGTAGAATGTACAATGATTGAGATTCTGTCACCGGATAGCCTACCTCCAGCTGGTATATCCAATGAACCAAAATCCCAGAGATTTTCTTAACATTGAGACAATTATTCTCTGTGTTACATTTTGTGAATTTTTTGTTCATTAATGTTCCTTATGAGAAAATACAAGTATCCACTAAAAGGGAATCACAGGCAAATCACAATCAGACAATAAGATCTTAATATCTTAAATACTGATGATTAGTTTATAATACTGATGAGATTTAATTGTTTCTATTCTATAAATTTCTGTTGTTTTATTATTACTGCACTTACTCATGTGCTCTCATTTCTATTATTGGCAAACTTAACCACCTCAAATCTATTACTACTATAGAAACAAGAGCATGCCATTTGTCCTCATGTTTGTACCATCATTCTACTAGATCATGATCGATTTATAGCTCAACTCATTGCTACACGTTTTTCTGAACAACATCTATTGATCTTACTCTTGAAAATCTACCAAGATAATATGGGTCAAAAGTTATCACCACCAACTTAAGAGGAAGCATTGATCCaaatggttttaattttaaaaaaacctaggCTTGAAATGGTCTAAATATGACGTAAGGAGAAATGCTGTGTGTTATGGGAAGTTGGACACAGTGGAAGGATATTCCAAGTTGCCCCAGTAAGTAAAGCATGGACTTCATGCAAATACAATATTTAACCCAGCATCTGGACTGTTGAAATTGGCTTCAATGCTCTTGACAAAAGAAAGGGAGAATTCAAAAGGAAAGAAGAAGAAATTTGTAAAAACAATTTATgacctcaggatattccaaagtgtttcacagccaTTCATTTTTACTAGAAGTCACCCTTAGAGAAGTCAGCTTATTCTCCAGGAAGTCCCGCCAGTAGCAGTGAGATGCATGAccagcattttgctttcttgGCTGAGCGACAAGCACTACCCAGAATTAGAAGAACTTCCTCgctgttcttcaaaatattgtcatccatcttttacattattttatttcagtgagCTATCAACCATCTGGAGTTTGCTCCCACTCTGTCAATAAAGGGTTTCCCCAGTTTACATAGGTGTTAGGTTCCTAAAGAACCCTTTCTTATGCACAAATTCATATTGGGGGAGATACAGTAAGTCCTTAATTTTTGTGGGGGATACCAGTTGCTGTGGACAGTGAGAAAAGTCCACAACTAGTTAATCTCCTCCCAGGTGGGATGCAGTAAATCAAAAGTAAACCTTGCTTGTTTTGACAAGCAGAATCTTATAAGTCATTCATCCAATGGTCATTGTTGGCAGATGGAAGAGCATTGGTGCTCAAGAGGGttgtttttttctatttaaatagCTTGTTTATTCACAGTATCCTTCCCCTTAACCTGATCAAAGAGACCGTTAAATATTACTGCTTTTTTGAACCTGTGTTTGAAAGTCTCCAGATGTGTTCCCTACCCTTTGTGGTAGTGAACAAAACTTTCGTTAACCTGCAAATTAAATTATATAAAACCCCTCATTGTAGCAAAGATTTGTTAAGCAACTAATTGATAACAGGGAGAGACCTATATTCAATACTCActgcagcatttgcagaattttggtGTGGACAACACTGCACTCAGCTCTGATGTCCGGCCTTACACAGGTGCCTGCCACAAACATTAAGTGACTAACTACATACACACATAAAGTGTGGTGAGTTAGACAAAGCACTGTAAGGTTGCTAAAGAAGGTGTGAAGACAGCTGGAAATAACAGGACTCAATGGTAAGAAGAAAAAAGAGCAATTTGTATTTACATTGTCTATCAGTAACTATGAAGTAATTTTCTTTGGCCATACCTTTGTTAAACATGAGGATAGACTGAGAGTCCATCCAAGGTGCCCAAAGGTCTGCAGTTCTGTTGTAAATCCTGTGATAGGTATCAGGAAACTGATTCTTTGGATGAAAGTCATGATTTCCCATTGCAGGGTAGACTTTAGTATCTGTGAACATATGCTCAGTT comes from the Pristis pectinata isolate sPriPec2 chromosome 22, sPriPec2.1.pri, whole genome shotgun sequence genome and includes:
- the LOC127581576 gene encoding acid sphingomyelinase-like phosphodiesterase 3b — encoded protein: MRDLHPQPDFILWTGDDTPHIADKNLGEDAVLGIIGKLTHLIQEVFPDTKVYPAMGNHDFHPKNQFPDTYHRIYNRTADLWAPWMDSQSILMFNKGAFYTEKLLNRNDQRIIVLNTNLYYTKNRLNIGLSDPANQFQWLEEILSKAMTAKEKVYIIGHVPPGFFEKRRKVFWFHQHFNERYIKIVQKYHNVIAGQFFGHHHTDSFRMFYSHSGSPIGVMFIAPGISPWKTTLPGVENGANNPGIRLFQYDTNTLEIQSMVTYYFNLSYANTVTPLWQQEYNLTEAFEVPDGTVQSMQMALDKLYNDDYYLQKYYKYNSVSYDLSECDRNCRIDQICAIKAVDFVKYEECVQRESSSPTHTATLPIISFLLLSLLPLQF